The nucleotide sequence TTTCTGTTTTAGCAGCAGTTTCTTTTTCAGTATTTGATTCTTTTTTCTCTTCGGTTTTAGTCTCGGTTTTTGTTTTTGGTTTAGATCCGCCAGATAAAATACCAGAAACATCGGTTCCAGCAGGACCAACAATAGCTAAAACGCTATCAACCGGTGCCGATTCGCCTTCTTGAATACCAATATGCAACAAAGTTCCCGCATAAAAAGATTCGAATTCCATTGTAGCTTTATCAGTTTCAATTTCAGCTAAAATATCGCCTTCTTTTACTTCATCTCCAACTTTTTTCAACCATGTAGCAACCGTTCCTTCGGTCATCGTATCACTTAAACGAGGCATTGTTACAACGCTAACATTGTCAGGAATTTCTGTAGAAGTTTCTTCTGATTGCTCTTCTTCTTTTACCTCCTCCTCTTTATCTGATGTATCTTTTTTTACCTCTTTAGAAGAAGATCCGTTTAATAAAGATTGATAATCTTCACCTTCTTTACCAATAATTGCCAAAACACTGTCAACATTTGCTGTTTCGCCTTCCTGAACACCGATATACAAAAGGGTTCCTGAATGAAACGATTCAAACTCCATTGTAGCTTTATCAGTTTCGATCTCTGCTAAAATATCACCTTCAGAAATTTTATCTCCAACTTTTTTTAACCAAGATGCCACGGTACCTTCTGTCATGGTATCGCTTAAACGAGGCATTGTAATAATTTCAGCCATTTTTTATAATTTATGAGGAATAAACGGATAATTTTCTTGATCGTAAACCACATCGTACATTACATTTGTATCAGGATATGGTGATTCTTCCGCGAATTTTTCACATTCTGAAACCAGATCACGTACACGGTTATCTATTGTTTCGATCTCTTCATCAGTCGCCCAATTATTTTCTTTAATAACATCTAACACCTGGGTAATTGGATCGATTTTTTTGTATTCTTCAACCTCTTCTTTGGTACGGTAATGTTGCGCATCAGACATTGAATGCCCGCGGTAACGGTATGTTTTTATTTCTAAGAAAGTTGGACCTTCACCACGGCGAGCTCTTTCAATAGCATCGTACATAGCTTCGGCAACTTTTACAGGATTCATTCCATCTACTGCATATGAAGGCATTTCGTAACCTAAACCTAATTTCCAAACATCGGTATGGTTTGCAGTACGTTCTACCGAAGTTCCCATTGCATACCCATTGTTTTCACAGATAAACACTACTGGAAGTTTCCACAACATTGCCATATTAAAGGCTTCGTGTAAAGAACCTTGGCGAGCTGCGCCATCACCAAAATAAGTTAAAGATACTCCGCCAGTTTCTAAATACTTTTCGGCAAAAGCCATTCCTGCTCCTACAGGAATTTGAGCCCCTACGATACCGTGACCACCATAAAACCCGTGTTCTTTAGAGAAAATGTGCATTGATCCTCCCAAACCTTGAGAAGTTCCTGTTGCTTTCCCTAAAAGTTCTGCCATAATACGGCGAGGATCAACCCCCATGCCGATAGGCTGTACGTGGTTACGGTAAGCGGTAATCATTTTATCTTTTGACAGATCCATAGCGTGCAACGCACCTGCTAAAACAGCTTCTTGTCCGTTGTATAAATGCAAAAATCCTCTTACTTTTTGTTGAATGTATAATGCTGCCAGTTTATCTTCAAATTTGCGCCAAAACAGCATATCTTCATACCATTTTAAATATACTTCTTTAGTAATTTCTTTCATAATACGAATTTCTATTAATTACCAATACTTCTTAAATTGGCAATAAGCAAAAGTAAGACTTCAAATGTAGAACTAAAAATAAAATAAGTTATTTTTAATTAAAGAATGTAAATTAATTACAAACTATTCTTGTTTCTGTACTTAATTGAAAAAGAAAACGAGAGGCTATTGACCTCTCGTTTCTTGTAATTTATTTTTAAAGATTATTTTTTAACAACCTTGATAAATTGCGATCCTGTATTGGTATGAACTTTTACCATATACGTTCCTGCAGCTAAAGTAGAAACATTAATTCTTACTTCATTTGAATCAAATTGTTGTGTTTTAACTTGCTTACCGGTTACATCATAAACCTCAATAGATTTAATTGCTTCTTTATAAGAAATTGTCAATTCAGAATCTGTTGGATTTGGATAGTATTTCAATGATGCTAAATCTAAATCGTTTAATCCTAAAAATATATCTACTGTTACTGCTAACGGTAAACTTGGACAATTTCCTGTGCCAATTATCACGCCGTAGTACGTTTTACCTTTTACCAATGGCGTAGAAGGGTATAATGGGTTTGCATTATTAACAGCATCGTTATATGATTCAAACCAAACTACATTTGCTTCGTTTGTTTTTAAATCTTTAACTTCCGCATAATCTGGGAACGATTGATTTATATTACCCGTTGGTGCATTTGGTCTGGCATTTACTGTTACGCTAACCGCTGTTGTAGCAGTTTCACAACCGTTTTCAACTTTAGAAATATAATAAATCCCCGTAGTAATCACATCATTTTGTCCCATTTCGGTAGTTGCAAAAGGAGTTGAATAAACCTTATAACTTGAACCTGGAGTAGGATTTAATGGAAGTGATGAAACCGTAGCATCTCCACAGATTTCCAAAGCACTTATTACCGGTGCACTTACACTTAAAATTCTAACACTTACTGCACGTTTTGGAGAATCACAATCACCAATTGACTGCCCTACATAATATGTACCACTTGTTAATGGTGTAGTATTAGTTAATGGAGTATCTGATGTACTAAAACTATACCAGTTTACATTAGCACCCGCTGTTGTAGCTGTTGCTAATAAATCGCCAACAATTCCAGAGCCACAAAAAGTTTGAACAGTTGTAGCTGTAGGCATTGATAAATTTTGGATAGTTGAAACATTTACAACAGTTCTGGCCGATTCACAATTGCCAATTTGTTGTGCAATATAATACGTTCCAGTAGCTAACACTGTTGTATTAGCTAGCGGAGTAGTATCGCCAATATTCTGATACCAATTTACTGTTGCTCCTGAAGCTGCATTTACATTGATATCAGCTATAGTTGATGTACCACAGATAGATACATTACTTAACGTTATTGATGCCGGAGTTACGCCAACAGTTACATTTACAGCTACTCTACTTGCAGATGTACAAGATCCGTTGGTAAATTCACCATAATATGTTCCGTTATTAATAGGTGCTGTATTTGCTAAAGCAGTACCTCCTGTTGATGTTAAATACCATTTCATCTGGAATCCTTGAACTGCATTAAAAACTAGATCATTAACTGTTGCAGAACCACAGAAACTTTGCGTTGGATTAGCAACTGCATTAGGTGCAACAGGATTAATTATTACTGTAAATGGTACTCTTGCTGATTTACATTTTGAAATTTCCTGTTCAACATAATAAACCCCAGACGTTGTTATTTGAGTAATAGGTGTACTTGAAGTTTGACTATTGTAATAAGTTAAAACTCCATTTGGATTTTTACCAAAATTTGTAGCTGAAACATTAATTGGTCCACAACTATCTATATCATTCACTACAGGATTTTCTTTTAAACCTATACTAACAGTAAAATTTTTCTCTGTTCTACAACCAAATTGGTTTTCTATAACAACATTATAAGGTATGTTTAATGAATTCGAATTCCCTTTTAAATATACTATACCTGTATTAATGTTTCCGTCATAAGGAACGGTAGCGTTTTGATCGTAATATAAATTCGCAATAGGTGTCCAAGTAACTTGATAATTACTTATAGGTGTAATCTTAACGTTATCAATATACCAACCTGGATATACTGTATTTCCATCAGCGCCTATTCTAAATCTTACTTTAAACGTTCCTGTTCCTGTAAAATCTGCAGCTGGTACAATAAACTTCTCAGTCTTCCAAGGTGTAGTACTTGGAACAGATGTTTGTTGTATTCCGTTCCAATCGGCATATGATGTTGTAGTAAAAAACATTGCCTGTGTTCCGTTAGGTTGTGTCAAAGCGGTATCTGCAAGGCCAGTATAGTCATCTTCTAAGAACGGCTTCCAAGTTGTACCGTTATCTGTTGTATATTCTAAATATCCATAATCCATAACTCCCGTAGAATCAGACTGCAATGCCGCAATATGATCGAATTCTACGATGATAGATTTAAGATTATTCATATTTACCGAAGGGGAAAAATCTAGTGTAGCATTAGTTTGAGCACCATAAGTTAACTTTAAACTTCCCGTACCTTCAGAGAATAACGTAGTGTCATTAACAATTGCGTCGCCTGTAATAGTGTTATTTAAGGTTACCCCAGTTGTATTCCCGTTAAACAGATACTTGTTTGGTGTTTCATTAACAAAATTATCAACTTTTAACTCTTGAATATCATTAAAACAAAGGTTATAGTCATTTTGTAATTGTAACATTGTTGGAGAAGGAGGAAGTTCAACCCTTACTTCTGCATAATTAATACATTCTTCTCCGCCAGGGAAAGTATTACTTTGTTTCACTGTTAAGTAATAAGTCAAAGGAACTGTTGGATTAAATGTCCATCCAACATTTTCATCACCCGATACAGCATTATCTGGATGATTTGGATGCGTAGGGTCGTTCGCAGGATCATTCGGATCATTCGGATCAATTGCCTTAAGAGCCCATTCATAAGTATCAAACTCTGTAACACCAGAAAGAACATAAACTTTCGGAAGTGGCTGATTTGCACAATTATTAATAATTGAGTCAGATAACACTAAATTAGGAGCTTCTTTAAAATTAACATTTATTAGTTCAGGCTCATTAAAACAACCTTCAATTACGTCAAAATAACCATTAGTTCTATAAATTGAACGCGTACCTTCCTCTTTATCCATTATTGTACTCATATCATCAGTATCATTCATTACATACATTGTTCTATTAGATGTTCCAAATGAGCTAAGAATATTATAAGTTGCTGAGGGAACTGACGTGGCATTAAGATCACTGTAAGTAATCTGAACAACAATATTAGAAACACCATCCCACATAAATGGATTATCCAATGTAAACATATTTACATCATTAGCTACTAATAATTGATTTCCTAAATTCTTAACTTCTTTTAATCTATCAGTTGGAATAAACTTATTGTCAATAGCCGAGAACTCTTCTAATTGAGTTTCTCCCATATGTATTGTAAAATTATTTCGTTGAAGTGTTCCTCCATTTGATCCTGCTTTAAAACCAAAAGCCTTTATTACTCCTTTACTAAACCCAGCGGCTGTCAATTCATCTGCTAAATAAATATATTGAATTTTATGAGCTTTAGCATTTGCAAAAGGACTTACATCAGGTGCTGATGTAATACCTGCTCCCGCTACAATTGTATCCAATAATGTTCCAAAAGTACCACTAAAAATTTTATAAGTTTCAGATTTAGTAACTGGATCTATAGTATAACTATTGGTATTCTGTGCCACTAAAGAATCATTTTCAGTGTACCAGAAAGAAGTTCCCCCTCCTGTAACCTGCATCTCTAACTTTTGAACCCCACAAACATAATAATCCTTTGTCACATTAAATGTTGGAGGAGTACAAAGAGTCATAACATCAATACCTATCCAAAAACTACTGTCAGTAGCGTCACAATTAGATCTGATGTAAACCTTATAGTTTGTACTTGCCGACAATCCCCCCGTAATAGAAACTGATGTTGCTGTACCTACGGGACCAGCAGGAGGTGTCGTTGTCACAAGACCTGCGGGTCCACTTCCTGGAGCACCACTTGTTCTTACTTCAAATTCATGATTCAATAATGTAGTATTTGTAGAACTCCAATTCAAAGTAAACTCTGTATCTGTTTTATCTGTAATATAAATATCATCTGGCATTTTACATGTAGGTGCTACCCCTTGATCTACAGAGATATTATCTAAATAAAAATAGTTATCACCATTAACACTTGTATTGGAAACTATTAACCTTACATATAACCCACCTGCTTTTGGAGCAAATGTAGAGGTAATTGTTGTACAGTTAACACTAGGTGCATGATTTGACTGATCAATTGTTTCAAAAGTATACCACGGCCCACTCGCTGAATTAGCCCATTGCCATCTCGCATCTAGCTGATTTGCAGCCCCTGCAACAGGAGAATTCATATTAGTATTATATACCAACCATTTATAATCAAATGAAAAAGTGATTATCCCGCCTGTAGCATTAAACAATAAAGGTGATTTTAGAATTGTTGTACTAAATCCTTGATTTCCTCGTACTCGCGTTCTCGGGGAATGAGTTCCCTGACAAGGAATTTGTGATGTTACATTAAAGGTATTTTTAACTTCATCCCAAGGTGATACACTGGTAGAACCATCCCAATCAATTGAATAAGGCTGCCCCCAATTAAGAAAAGGGACTAAGAGCAACAAAACTAGTATTAATCGTCTCATAATATTAAATTTATTTTAAACCAAGAGCAATTTGTATTGCTCTTGGTTAGTTAACTTTTACTTTCTAACAATTTTAATAAACTGGCTGCTGTCTTTGGTTTTTACGTTCAGCATATAAGTGCCTGAACTTAATGTACCAAAATCTAACCGCACTGTTTCACTTTCAAAATCACGTGTCATTACCAAACGTCCGTTTAAATCAAACACTTCAACTTTAGTAATAGTTTCACTGTAATTGATCGTTAATAAATCGCTTGTAGGGTTTGGATAGTAATTTAATTTGCTTAAATCAAAATCATTTACTCCTAAAACAATCTCCACTTCAACCGGTGTTGGTAAACTTGGGCATCCGTTAGTTCCTATAACAACAGCGTAATAAGTGCTGCCATTTATCATTGGCATGTTTTGCTGTAACGGATTGTTGCCGTTCATTGCATCTTCATAGGTTGCGTACCAAACCACATTTGGTTCGTTCATCACTAGATTGCTTATCTCTGCATAGTTCGTAAATATTTGTGGTGAAGCTCCGGTTGGACTGTTTGGTCGGCTGTTAATTGTGATCTGTACCTGAGTACGTGCCGATTCGCATCCGTTTTCAACACGTGTTACAAAATAGTATCCGCTTTTTAAAATGTCGGTTACCGGTAAAGCTGTTGTTGAAGTACTGTTTAAATACCAGCTGTATGATACTCCCGAAGGCATCGGTAAATCAATATCTCCCACCTTAGCTCCATCGCATAATACAATTGGTGTTACCGCCGGAGCACTTGTGCTGGTTATGCGTACTGCAACAGGTACTTTTACAGAGATACAGTTACTTACTCTTTGAGATAAATAATAAGTTCCGCTTGTTAATGGTGTGGTTAATGCCAACGGTGTTGTTGATGTGGCATTGCTGTACCATTCTGCTGTAGCATTTGGCAATATCTGTGCGGTTAATTGTGCAACAGTTCCGCTACCACATATATTTTGAATAGTAGCAGTAGGTGCCGGAACACTGCCTTGGGCTGTCACGATTATTTGTGCACGTTGCGATTCACATCCATTTATTTTTTGTGAAACATAATAGGTTCCTGTTACAACCGATGAGGTATTAGGTATCGGGGTTTGTGATGTTGATGAAGGATACCATACCAGTTCTGAACCGGCAATTTGATTCAGATTTGCATTTCCGTAGTTCAATGCACCACAAACAGAAATTGTTTGAGGAGTTAATGAAGCCGGTCCTTGACCTACACTTACCAATACGGCTATTCTGCCCGATTCACAATTTCCTAATGTTTGTGAAGCGTAATAAGTGGTGTTGTTTACCAATGGTGTTGTTAATGACAATGGTGTTGTTGAAGTTGCTGAATCATACCAATTAATTTGTGCTCCACTAGTTCCGGTAGCAACTAAATCGGCTACAGTACCACTACTACACGAATATTGTGTTGACTGTGCATTTGGCATTGTCAATGTTGTTATTGTTACAGCAAAAGCTACACGTGTTGATTTACAATCTCCCTGAACCGCTTCTACATAATACGTTCCTGTTTTAGAAACGGTGGTTACTGGTGTAGTTGCAGTTGCCGAATCGTAAAAATTATACGTGGTAGAACCTGTTCCGCCTGTTACAACAATGTTGCTTACAGGTGTTGTTTGGCAAAATGTTTGGTTTTGTACAACAGGTGTTGCTACATCGGTTACGTTTATTGTAACGGGAATTGCAGCTTCACAACCTGTAGGTGCTGTTATTGTTGCATTATATATTTGATTCATTGTTCCACTTGATATAACATAAACGGTTGCAGCATCTGTACCAGAGATATATTGTACTGTGGTTGCAGCATCTAAATATAAATTAGTTGCCGGACTCCATGTTACTTTTGCCTGGGTTAAACCAAACTTCACATTTAATCGGTCATTAGTTACTGTTCCCGTTAACGGATCTGGATCTGTTTCGCTTGTAGTATAGATACCTACATTGTTTCCTGCAACAGTATTATAATACGTTTGTGCATTGTTTGTTCCTGTGGTTGCACCACCTTCTTGGGTAATTTCTATCAATATGTTTGATTGACCATCCCAATAGAACGGACTGTCTAAGGTCATTGTTTGAAGTCCTTGGAACGTATGCGGATGGTTTGTTCTTGAAAATACCGTTACAAAATTTCCTGTTTCAAAATTAGTAGTGCCAAAAGTAGTATTCGGCGTTAACATCATTTTTACGGTATATTCTGTACTTGTTAAACTCGCTCCGGAATTAATTGTTTCGAAAGATAATTCGTCTATATAACCCGCTACAGTAACTCCTTGGGCAATTAATTCGGCTGCACTGTAGATATATTGTTGCTTTGAATAAACTTCACTATATACATATGCCGACATTTCACTGGTTGCACTGGTTGTTGTGGTAGGCATACCTATTGTTGCATCTGCAGGAATGGCTTCAAGGACTTTAAGTTCGGCTACTTCGTTTTTACATAAATCATACGAACTTGCCAATGTTGCATCCGCTTGTGGGATTTCGCTTGCAAAAACACGAACTGTTTTTAAATGCTCGCAAATACCGTTTGACTGGCTTGCTGATAAAACATATTCTTGTTCTTGTGTGGTGTTGAATGTCCAACCGTTTACTTCATCACCGCTTACTCCTGTACTTGGTGTCCATACAAAGGTATCGTAGCCACCTAAATTGGTTGTAATGGTTACAACTTCTGAATTACCTCCTGCACATGAAGTTACCATATCGGTTGATAATTCAAAGGCAGGTTTGGGTTCTACATCTATTTTTACCTCTACCATTTCAGAAGCACAACCCACTGTTCCTATAAATACTGTATTTGGACGTTTATCTGAAGTGCTGGCATACACCCATGGATTACTACTTGTAGATGTGTTTAACCCTAATAAAAAAGCTGTTGTAACACTACTATAGGTATATAAATATGACGTTTTAACATCTGGTGTAGAATGGCCTCTTAAAGCTCCATAAGGATAATATGATGTTCCATTATTAGAAAACACCTGAACAACAATATTACTAACTCCATCCCATACATAAGGAGTGGTAAATGTAATGGTCATTATTCCTTTACTTATTGATTGAGAAGCATTTTTGTACACTTCAGTCAAATTACTATTAGCAATTAAGGTTGTTGTGCCTGTTGTTTGAGAAGTTGCTCCTAAAGCAACTCTAAAATCTATTCTTGAAGCTGATGCTCCTGTATCAACTACATCAAATTCTAATGCAGTAATTGGACCGGCCATTAAGCCTAAATCTTTTAATTCATCTGCCGTATAAATGTACTGATGTTTGCTGGCGTTATTTCCTGTATATAAAAAGTTCCAATTACTCGCATCAGTTTCATTTCCGTTACCGATCTGAACAGAGCCACCTTCTGTGATATCTCCTCCACGAACCCAGTAGCTTGTGTCTGTAGTAATTTTAGGTGTGGTAAAAATAGCACCTGTATGAACCAACTTGGCATTTAATGAGTCTGAACCATACCAATAAACACTTCCTGCATCATATATAGCTGTCAATTCAACCTCTTGTGGTCCGCAAACTATTTTGTTTTGTACGTTGATTAATTCAGGATAATTACACATGGTTTTTGCCATTCCTCCATCTTTCCAATCACTTTTATCGGTAGCAGAACATTTAACACGAACATATACCGTGTATTCTGTTTCAGGATTTAATCCTGTTGCTGTTATATTCATAACACCTGCAGCAGTAGTACCCTTAAAAGTTGCTCCCGGATCTCCTGGATTTCCTGTTTCACGGACTTCAACTTCGTATTCTAACGAACCATTATTAAACGGATCCTCCCAAGACACCACAAAACTATTCTTCGTTATACTGTCAATTTTTACAGAACCTGCATCGATAGGTTTACATGTTGGCGCATCTTCATAATACACATCATCAATAAAAATATATTTATCTTTTCCCTCTTGTTCAAAAGAAAATGCAAAATAATCATCAGTAGTATTTGATGGAAAATACACCACATACTCTTGCCACACTGCTGTAGGATCCACCTTTAATTTTGCAACCATTGTTCTGTTTGCAGAAGCGGTAGTACCATCCATAGTATAAACACGAAGAGAGTCGGAATAATAACTATCATCATAACGTTTTCTGGCAGAAAAACGTAATTGTTTAGTACCGGCACCTAAATTAACTGTTGTTGGAGAAATAAGCAATAAATCTCCTGTTTGTCCTCCAGATCTGTAAGCATAAAAACCATTTGTTGTTTGTCCCGCCGTTGGTGATGTATAGCCATAAATCGAACCTGATGAACCTGTTTTAAGATACGTCCAACAGGTTGGAACCGTATTATTACTGCTACTACCTGTTGCAGTACTATCAAAGTTTTCGTAAAAATTAGCTGTAATAGCAGCTGGTTGGGTAGCCGTAACCACATTAGAATTACTACCATTATTGCTGTTGGTACAAGTTACCACACAACGGTAGTCTGTATCAACCGTTTGATTGGTTACACTATAACCTACTGATG is from Flavobacterium dauae and encodes:
- the pdhA gene encoding pyruvate dehydrogenase (acetyl-transferring) E1 component subunit alpha, whose product is MKEITKEVYLKWYEDMLFWRKFEDKLAALYIQQKVRGFLHLYNGQEAVLAGALHAMDLSKDKMITAYRNHVQPIGMGVDPRRIMAELLGKATGTSQGLGGSMHIFSKEHGFYGGHGIVGAQIPVGAGMAFAEKYLETGGVSLTYFGDGAARQGSLHEAFNMAMLWKLPVVFICENNGYAMGTSVERTANHTDVWKLGLGYEMPSYAVDGMNPVKVAEAMYDAIERARRGEGPTFLEIKTYRYRGHSMSDAQHYRTKEEVEEYKKIDPITQVLDVIKENNWATDEEIETIDNRVRDLVSECEKFAEESPYPDTNVMYDVVYDQENYPFIPHKL
- a CDS encoding T9SS type A sorting domain-containing protein, which produces MTTTPPAGPVGTATSVSITGGLSASTNYKVYIRSNCDATDSSFWIGIDVMTLCTPPTFNVTKDYYVCGVQKLEMQVTGGGTSFWYTENDSLVAQNTNSYTIDPVTKSETYKIFSGTFGTLLDTIVAGAGITSAPDVSPFANAKAHKIQYIYLADELTAAGFSKGVIKAFGFKAGSNGGTLQRNNFTIHMGETQLEEFSAIDNKFIPTDRLKEVKNLGNQLLVANDVNMFTLDNPFMWDGVSNIVVQITYSDLNATSVPSATYNILSSFGTSNRTMYVMNDTDDMSTIMDKEEGTRSIYRTNGYFDVIEGCFNEPELINVNFKEAPNLVLSDSIINNCANQPLPKVYVLSGVTEFDTYEWALKAIDPNDPNDPANDPTHPNHPDNAVSGDENVGWTFNPTVPLTYYLTVKQSNTFPGGEECINYAEVRVELPPSPTMLQLQNDYNLCFNDIQELKVDNFVNETPNKYLFNGNTTGVTLNNTITGDAIVNDTTLFSEGTGSLKLTYGAQTNATLDFSPSVNMNNLKSIIVEFDHIAALQSDSTGVMDYGYLEYTTDNGTTWKPFLEDDYTGLADTALTQPNGTQAMFFTTTSYADWNGIQQTSVPSTTPWKTEKFIVPAADFTGTGTFKVRFRIGADGNTVYPGWYIDNVKITPISNYQVTWTPIANLYYDQNATVPYDGNINTGIVYLKGNSNSLNIPYNVVIENQFGCRTEKNFTVSIGLKENPVVNDIDSCGPINVSATNFGKNPNGVLTYYNSQTSSTPITQITTSGVYYVEQEISKCKSARVPFTVIINPVAPNAVANPTQSFCGSATVNDLVFNAVQGFQMKWYLTSTGGTALANTAPINNGTYYGEFTNGSCTSASRVAVNVTVGVTPASITLSNVSICGTSTIADINVNAASGATVNWYQNIGDTTPLANTTVLATGTYYIAQQIGNCESARTVVNVSTIQNLSMPTATTVQTFCGSGIVGDLLATATTAGANVNWYSFSTSDTPLTNTTPLTSGTYYVGQSIGDCDSPKRAVSVRILSVSAPVISALEICGDATVSSLPLNPTPGSSYKVYSTPFATTEMGQNDVITTGIYYISKVENGCETATTAVSVTVNARPNAPTGNINQSFPDYAEVKDLKTNEANVVWFESYNDAVNNANPLYPSTPLVKGKTYYGVIIGTGNCPSLPLAVTVDIFLGLNDLDLASLKYYPNPTDSELTISYKEAIKSIEVYDVTGKQVKTQQFDSNEVRINVSTLAAGTYMVKVHTNTGSQFIKVVKK
- a CDS encoding GEVED domain-containing protein, whose amino-acid sequence is MEKTTKQSRFKIRWLNTQTLILIFLGLFLPALQVNAQTYCTPTYTSSCGGSGDDLNSVVITGAGTSVISDLNTGCTGGYEDRTTVFTPVDLLPGQSYNIDMNTNYSPGWEYASIWIDFNNDGTFDNTTEKLLTDLVLDSNPSFSTGSITIPLTAIPGIHRMRIRVVYGSSSAGFDACSSYGWGEAHDYNVNILALTPCSGVPTAGTAAVNTRACASEPVNLSLTGYTYGGGITYQWQSSPTGAGTFTNIPGATSVGYSVTNQTVDTDYRCVVTCTNSNNGSNSNVVTATQPAAITANFYENFDSTATGSSSNNTVPTCWTYLKTGSSGSIYGYTSPTAGQTTNGFYAYRSGGQTGDLLLISPTTVNLGAGTKQLRFSARKRYDDSYYSDSLRVYTMDGTTASANRTMVAKLKVDPTAVWQEYVVYFPSNTTDDYFAFSFEQEGKDKYIFIDDVYYEDAPTCKPIDAGSVKIDSITKNSFVVSWEDPFNNGSLEYEVEVRETGNPGDPGATFKGTTAAGVMNITATGLNPETEYTVYVRVKCSATDKSDWKDGGMAKTMCNYPELINVQNKIVCGPQEVELTAIYDAGSVYWYGSDSLNAKLVHTGAIFTTPKITTDTSYWVRGGDITEGGSVQIGNGNETDASNWNFLYTGNNASKHQYIYTADELKDLGLMAGPITALEFDVVDTGASASRIDFRVALGATSQTTGTTTLIANSNLTEVYKNASQSISKGIMTITFTTPYVWDGVSNIVVQVFSNNGTSYYPYGALRGHSTPDVKTSYLYTYSSVTTAFLLGLNTSTSSNPWVYASTSDKRPNTVFIGTVGCASEMVEVKIDVEPKPAFELSTDMVTSCAGGNSEVVTITTNLGGYDTFVWTPSTGVSGDEVNGWTFNTTQEQEYVLSASQSNGICEHLKTVRVFASEIPQADATLASSYDLCKNEVAELKVLEAIPADATIGMPTTTTSATSEMSAYVYSEVYSKQQYIYSAAELIAQGVTVAGYIDELSFETINSGASLTSTEYTVKMMLTPNTTFGTTNFETGNFVTVFSRTNHPHTFQGLQTMTLDSPFYWDGQSNILIEITQEGGATTGTNNAQTYYNTVAGNNVGIYTTSETDPDPLTGTVTNDRLNVKFGLTQAKVTWSPATNLYLDAATTVQYISGTDAATVYVISSGTMNQIYNATITAPTGCEAAIPVTINVTDVATPVVQNQTFCQTTPVSNIVVTGGTGSTTYNFYDSATATTPVTTVSKTGTYYVEAVQGDCKSTRVAFAVTITTLTMPNAQSTQYSCSSGTVADLVATGTSGAQINWYDSATSTTPLSLTTPLVNNTTYYASQTLGNCESGRIAVLVSVGQGPASLTPQTISVCGALNYGNANLNQIAGSELVWYPSSTSQTPIPNTSSVVTGTYYVSQKINGCESQRAQIIVTAQGSVPAPTATIQNICGSGTVAQLTAQILPNATAEWYSNATSTTPLALTTPLTSGTYYLSQRVSNCISVKVPVAVRITSTSAPAVTPIVLCDGAKVGDIDLPMPSGVSYSWYLNSTSTTALPVTDILKSGYYFVTRVENGCESARTQVQITINSRPNSPTGASPQIFTNYAEISNLVMNEPNVVWYATYEDAMNGNNPLQQNMPMINGSTYYAVVIGTNGCPSLPTPVEVEIVLGVNDFDLSKLNYYPNPTSDLLTINYSETITKVEVFDLNGRLVMTRDFESETVRLDFGTLSSGTYMLNVKTKDSSQFIKIVRK